From a region of the Burkholderia sp. PAMC 26561 genome:
- a CDS encoding DJ-1/PfpI family protein, which yields MAAKKILFLTGDFAEDYETMVPFQALQMVGHTVHAVCPGKKSGDKIKTAIHDFEGDQTYTEKPGHLFALNASFDDTDPASYDALMIAGGRAPEYLRLNNRVIEIVRHFADAEKPIAAVCHGAQLLAAADVIRGKRISAYPACAPEVRLAGGEYADVPVDSAVTDGNFITAPAWPAHPQWLAQFLARLGTEIKL from the coding sequence ATGGCAGCCAAGAAGATTCTGTTTCTGACCGGCGATTTTGCGGAAGACTATGAAACGATGGTGCCGTTCCAGGCGCTGCAGATGGTCGGTCACACCGTGCACGCGGTCTGCCCCGGCAAGAAGAGCGGTGACAAGATCAAGACAGCGATTCATGACTTCGAGGGGGACCAGACTTATACGGAGAAACCCGGACATCTGTTTGCGTTGAACGCGAGTTTCGACGACACCGATCCAGCCAGTTATGACGCGTTGATGATTGCCGGCGGACGCGCGCCCGAATACTTGCGCCTGAACAATCGTGTGATCGAAATTGTCCGGCATTTCGCCGATGCTGAAAAACCCATTGCCGCTGTTTGTCATGGGGCGCAATTACTCGCCGCCGCGGATGTGATTCGCGGCAAGCGCATTTCGGCGTATCCCGCTTGCGCGCCGGAAGTGCGTCTTGCGGGAGGGGAGTATGCGGACGTTCCCGTGGACAGCGCGGTGACTGACGGCAATTTCATTACCGCGCCCGCGTGGCCTGCGCATCCGCAATGGCTTGCGCAGTTCCTGGCGCGGCTAGGGACGGAAATCAAGCTTTAA
- a CDS encoding amidohydrolase family protein, giving the protein MNPSFLISNVRLSDGASVDVAISGGRIEAIGANLPRDTDVVVEDGGSALVLPGFVEGHTHLDKTNWGLPWYRNEVGPRLVDRIENERSWRASSGHDAGKQSLALARAFVAAGTTRIRTHVDVDTDAGLEHLEGVLETRETLVGVADIQIVAFPQSGMLRRPGTDALLGDALKSGADVLGALDPALIDQDPVKSLDTTFAISDRYQKPVDIHLHEPGEVGAFTIKLLLDRVEALGMQGRVVISHAFCLGMLPDRERDVLLARIAQLSVALLTTAPPSVPVPSLRACIERGVTLFAGNDGIRDTWTPFGSPDMLERAMFVAMRHDLRRDVDLALAFDCVSTLGAHACGFADYGLHVGARADLVLVDAATVAHAVVARPVRKLVVSNGRVVARNGAMLA; this is encoded by the coding sequence GTGAACCCGAGCTTCTTGATCAGTAACGTTCGCTTGTCTGATGGCGCGTCCGTCGATGTCGCAATCAGCGGCGGGCGTATCGAAGCGATTGGAGCCAATCTTCCGCGCGATACAGATGTGGTGGTGGAAGACGGCGGGAGCGCACTTGTGCTTCCGGGATTCGTGGAAGGCCACACGCATCTCGACAAGACGAACTGGGGGCTGCCGTGGTATCGGAACGAAGTCGGTCCGAGGCTTGTCGACAGAATCGAGAATGAACGCTCGTGGCGTGCAAGCTCGGGACATGATGCAGGCAAGCAATCCCTCGCGCTCGCCCGTGCGTTCGTTGCCGCTGGAACAACGCGCATCAGGACGCACGTGGACGTAGACACCGACGCCGGCCTCGAGCATCTCGAAGGCGTGCTTGAAACGCGTGAAACGCTCGTGGGCGTTGCGGACATCCAGATCGTCGCGTTCCCGCAATCGGGCATGCTGCGCCGCCCGGGAACCGATGCATTGCTCGGTGACGCGCTGAAGTCAGGCGCCGACGTACTCGGCGCGCTCGATCCCGCGCTGATCGACCAGGACCCGGTCAAGTCGCTCGACACCACGTTTGCGATCTCGGATCGTTACCAGAAGCCCGTCGATATCCATCTTCACGAGCCAGGTGAAGTTGGCGCATTCACCATCAAGCTGTTGCTCGATCGCGTCGAGGCGCTGGGCATGCAGGGTCGCGTGGTGATCAGTCATGCGTTTTGCCTTGGCATGTTGCCCGATCGCGAGCGTGATGTGCTGCTCGCAAGAATCGCGCAACTGAGCGTCGCGCTCCTGACGACCGCGCCGCCCTCGGTGCCGGTGCCGTCGCTGCGAGCTTGCATTGAAAGGGGCGTGACGCTCTTCGCGGGCAACGACGGCATACGCGATACATGGACGCCGTTCGGCTCGCCCGACATGCTCGAACGCGCCATGTTCGTGGCCATGCGGCACGATCTGCGTCGGGACGTCGACCTCGCACTCGCATTCGATTGCGTCAGCACGCTCGGCGCACACGCGTGCGGCTTTGCGGACTATGGATTGCACGTCGGCGCGCGTGCGGATCTGGTTCTCGTCGATGCCGCCACTGTCGCTCATGCGGTCGTCGCGCGGCCGGTGCGCAAGCTGGTTGTATCGAATGGAAGAGTCGTGGCACGCAATGGCGCAATGCTGGCCTGA
- a CDS encoding MFS transporter, with amino-acid sequence MATGNEFQPQALGASAPSVSKLGAVLRVTSGNFLEQFDFFLFGFYATYIARTFFPAASEFASLMQTFAVFGAGFLMRPLGAIVLGAYIDKVGRRRGLIVTLSIMASGTILIACVPGFATIGLLAPALVLLGRLLQGFSAGAELGGVSVYLAEMATPGKKGFYTSWQSASQQVAIVVAAALGYALNSMLSPPQIAGWGWRVPFFIGCMIVPFLYILRRSLQETAEFKARRHHPATGEVFRSMLTNWKTVIAGMLMVAMTTTTFYLITVYTPTFGRAVLHLSTSDSLIVTLFVGVSNFIWLPIGGAISDRIGRKPVLLFVSALAIITAYPALSWLAHDPSFLRMLGVLLYFSFFFGAYNGAMVAALTEVMPVDVRVAGFSLAFSLATAIFGGFTPAVSTYLIQTTGDKAAPAYWLIFAAVCGFFATLALYKRGGAAELQAKLG; translated from the coding sequence ATGGCAACCGGAAACGAATTTCAACCGCAGGCGCTGGGCGCGAGCGCGCCGAGTGTCTCGAAGCTGGGCGCGGTTTTGCGCGTCACCAGCGGCAACTTCCTCGAACAATTCGATTTCTTTCTGTTCGGGTTCTACGCGACTTACATTGCCAGGACGTTCTTCCCGGCTGCCAGCGAATTTGCGTCGCTGATGCAGACGTTCGCTGTATTCGGCGCCGGATTCCTGATGCGTCCGTTGGGCGCGATCGTGCTGGGCGCGTACATCGATAAAGTCGGACGCCGGCGCGGCCTGATCGTCACGCTTTCCATCATGGCAAGCGGCACCATTCTCATTGCCTGCGTTCCGGGGTTTGCGACCATTGGCTTGCTGGCTCCGGCGCTGGTGCTCCTCGGACGTTTGCTGCAAGGGTTTTCGGCGGGCGCCGAACTCGGCGGCGTGTCGGTCTATCTCGCGGAAATGGCGACGCCTGGAAAGAAGGGGTTTTATACGTCGTGGCAATCTGCCAGCCAGCAGGTCGCAATCGTCGTCGCTGCAGCCCTGGGTTATGCGCTGAACAGCATGCTTTCGCCGCCGCAGATTGCCGGCTGGGGATGGCGCGTGCCGTTTTTCATCGGCTGCATGATCGTGCCGTTTCTCTACATTCTGCGCCGCTCGCTGCAGGAGACCGCCGAATTCAAGGCGCGCCGTCATCACCCGGCAACCGGTGAAGTCTTCCGTTCCATGCTCACGAACTGGAAGACCGTGATTGCCGGCATGTTGATGGTCGCGATGACCACCACCACCTTCTATCTGATCACCGTCTACACGCCGACCTTCGGCCGCGCCGTGCTGCACCTGAGCACGTCGGACAGTCTGATCGTGACGCTGTTCGTGGGGGTATCGAACTTTATCTGGCTGCCGATCGGCGGCGCGATTTCGGACCGGATCGGACGCAAGCCGGTGCTGCTGTTTGTATCGGCACTGGCGATCATCACGGCTTACCCGGCGCTTTCGTGGCTTGCGCACGATCCGAGTTTCCTGCGCATGCTCGGCGTGCTGCTGTACTTCTCGTTCTTCTTCGGCGCTTACAACGGCGCGATGGTCGCCGCGCTGACTGAAGTGATGCCGGTCGATGTTCGCGTGGCGGGTTTCTCGCTGGCGTTCAGCCTGGCAACGGCGATCTTCGGTGGCTTCACGCCGGCGGTATCGACGTATCTGATCCAGACGACCGGCGATAAAGCCGCGCCAGCTTACTGGCTGATTTTTGCGGCGGTGTGCGGGTTTTTCGCTACGCTGGCACTGTATAAGCGCGGTGGAGCAGCGGAGTTGCAGGCGAAGCTGGGATAA
- a CDS encoding PepSY domain-containing protein: MTRRILFQVHWLLGVTVGLVLALMGLTGATMSFEDEITGLLNSSTISVAKGAELMTPDALLASIRAQLPGEEIRPLVLSADPERAVQFRVRQPSGAATFYANPYDGHVLGKAAGSDFFSFVEDVHRFLALPITEGRRDSEIGKQITGIAAFSLIFFALSGLYLRWPRKPLDWRAWFVLDLKRTGRNLYRSLHAVIGGWMVLCYLMSALTGLWWSYGWYHDLASKALGIEETRRAPAADRKPKEALADAKGDAPRAAGSRKKRGVEGAPKAMDSSRAISFDPAWQTFVQRVGRDFGRASLTVSRDGRAVSIERFDGPLRGGLMDRYTFDAATGSLKATDLYANRPINKVIGTSMLTLHSGAVFGVPGRVIVMLCSLTMPLFAITGWLLYLGRRRKRREADAIAPLPSFATSHANSDLLIVHASQTGTAERIASMSAAAFASAGRAARCLPISALDSVSLAAARCVLFVVSTYGDGQAPDRARSFVRQIMARPAPSGGFSYAVLALGDREYPDFCHFGRQVDEWLTKAGARRLFERIEMNGRDDESEQRWRRQLTALGAATVAGWEEAPVQSWTLAQRKLLNPGSQGGGVHHVRLKVNAATSPGWTAGDIVEIYPHNDPAAVARVLSAAGLDAGALVHGRRLDAHLSGAVLPSAESVRNMSAAALVATLKPLPHRDYSIASIPADGYLDLVVRQRVRSSGELGMGSGWLTAHAAEGSLVQARIRANAGFYRPDGERALILIGNGTGIAGLRAHLRERSAAGSKGHWLLFGERNARYDAFFKQELEAWRADGTLARIDLAYSRDDDCGRYVQDLVRHSASDIFTWVGAAPRSWSAAVLPEWRRLSIGNCGPRSATNA; the protein is encoded by the coding sequence ATGACGCGTCGAATTCTGTTTCAGGTGCACTGGCTGCTCGGCGTCACAGTGGGACTGGTGCTGGCGCTCATGGGGCTGACGGGCGCCACCATGAGCTTCGAGGACGAGATCACCGGACTGCTGAACAGCAGCACCATCAGCGTCGCGAAAGGCGCGGAACTCATGACGCCCGATGCGTTGCTCGCGAGCATCCGCGCGCAATTGCCGGGCGAGGAAATCAGGCCGCTGGTGTTATCGGCTGATCCGGAAAGAGCTGTCCAGTTCCGGGTGCGCCAGCCCTCCGGAGCAGCGACGTTCTACGCGAATCCCTACGACGGACACGTGCTCGGCAAAGCGGCCGGCAGCGACTTTTTCTCGTTTGTAGAAGACGTGCACCGGTTTCTGGCGCTGCCTATCACCGAAGGGCGGCGCGACAGCGAGATCGGCAAGCAGATCACCGGCATCGCCGCTTTTTCGCTCATATTCTTCGCGTTGTCCGGGCTGTATCTCAGATGGCCGCGCAAGCCGCTCGACTGGCGCGCGTGGTTCGTGCTCGACCTGAAGCGCACGGGGCGCAATCTCTATCGGTCGCTGCATGCGGTGATCGGTGGATGGATGGTCTTGTGTTACCTGATGAGCGCGCTGACCGGCTTGTGGTGGTCATACGGCTGGTATCACGATCTGGCGAGCAAGGCGCTGGGTATCGAGGAGACACGTCGTGCGCCCGCGGCGGATCGCAAGCCGAAGGAAGCGCTCGCGGACGCGAAGGGCGATGCACCGCGTGCAGCGGGATCGCGTAAAAAACGGGGCGTGGAAGGCGCGCCTAAAGCGATGGATTCGAGCCGTGCGATTTCCTTTGACCCCGCCTGGCAAACCTTCGTCCAGCGCGTCGGTCGGGATTTCGGACGCGCGTCGCTGACGGTTTCGCGCGATGGCCGAGCGGTATCCATAGAACGGTTCGACGGACCGTTGCGAGGCGGCCTCATGGACCGGTACACATTCGACGCCGCGACCGGTTCGCTCAAGGCCACCGACCTCTACGCAAATCGTCCGATCAACAAGGTCATCGGCACGAGCATGTTGACGTTGCACAGCGGGGCCGTGTTCGGCGTTCCTGGGCGGGTCATCGTCATGCTGTGCAGCCTGACGATGCCGCTTTTCGCCATTACTGGCTGGCTGCTTTATCTCGGCCGGCGCCGCAAGCGTCGTGAAGCCGATGCCATAGCGCCCTTGCCGTCATTCGCCACGAGTCACGCCAACAGCGATCTGCTGATCGTTCACGCCAGCCAGACCGGCACCGCCGAGCGTATCGCGAGCATGAGCGCGGCGGCGTTTGCATCGGCGGGAAGAGCTGCCCGCTGCCTGCCTATCTCTGCACTCGATTCCGTGTCGCTGGCCGCAGCCCGCTGCGTGCTTTTTGTGGTGAGCACCTATGGTGATGGCCAGGCGCCCGACCGCGCCCGTTCATTCGTCCGCCAGATAATGGCGCGCCCCGCGCCGAGCGGCGGCTTCAGCTACGCGGTGCTCGCGCTCGGTGACCGCGAATACCCGGACTTTTGCCACTTTGGCCGTCAGGTCGATGAATGGCTGACGAAGGCGGGCGCGCGCAGATTGTTCGAGCGCATCGAGATGAACGGCCGCGATGACGAAAGCGAACAGCGCTGGCGCCGGCAGTTGACAGCGCTTGGCGCGGCCACCGTGGCAGGGTGGGAAGAGGCGCCGGTTCAGTCGTGGACGCTGGCGCAACGCAAGCTTCTGAATCCCGGTAGCCAGGGCGGCGGCGTGCATCATGTGCGGCTGAAAGTGAACGCGGCAACGTCGCCGGGCTGGACGGCGGGCGATATCGTCGAGATCTATCCGCACAATGATCCGGCGGCGGTGGCGCGGGTTTTATCGGCGGCTGGGCTGGATGCCGGTGCGCTGGTACACGGCCGGCGTCTCGATGCGCATCTGTCCGGCGCCGTGCTTCCATCGGCTGAATCCGTGCGCAACATGAGCGCTGCAGCACTCGTCGCTACCCTCAAGCCTTTGCCGCATCGCGACTACTCGATCGCCTCGATACCTGCCGATGGTTACCTCGACCTCGTAGTCAGGCAACGGGTCAGGTCATCGGGCGAACTGGGCATGGGCTCGGGCTGGCTGACGGCTCATGCCGCCGAAGGCAGTCTGGTGCAGGCGCGCATCCGGGCGAACGCGGGGTTTTATCGGCCTGATGGGGAACGTGCGCTGATCCTGATTGGAAACGGCACCGGCATCGCGGGATTGCGCGCGCATTTGCGTGAAAGGAGCGCGGCGGGATCGAAAGGACATTGGCTGCTGTTTGGCGAGCGCAACGCCCGATATGACGCGTTCTTCAAGCAGGAACTCGAGGCGTGGCGCGCGGATGGCACGCTCGCGCGCATCGACCTGGCGTATTCACGCGACGACGATTGCGGACGCTACGTGCAGGATCTCGTGCGGCATTCAGCCAGCGATATCTTCACGTGGGTGGGGGCGGCGCCGCGGTCATGGTCTGCGGCAGTCTTGCCGGAATGGCGCCGGCTCTCGATAGGGAATTGCGGGCCGCGCTCGGCGACGAACGCGTGA
- the tcuA gene encoding FAD-dependent tricarballylate dehydrogenase TcuA — MVDVLVIGGGNAALCAALMAREAGASVMLLESAPREWRGGNSQHTRNLRCMHDAPQDVLIDAYPEEEYWQDLLKVTGGITNEPLARLAIRESSTCRDWMRKHGVHFQPPLSGALHVARTNAFFMGGGKALVNAYFRSAEALGVQVRYNAPVDSIELDDERFVAARIGDERIEARSCVLAAGGFESNREWLREAWGQINGEWVADNFLIRGTRFNMGVLLKYMIDAGADSIGDPSQSHCVAIDARAPLYDGGICTRVDCVSLGVMLNRNAERFYDEGEDFWPKRYAIWGRLVAHQPGQIGYSIIDSKAIGRFMPPVFPGTKANTLGELARAMDLDEAKFIDTIQTYNAACRVGKFDHAVLDDCHTEGLTPAKTHWAQPIDKPPFYAFALRPGITFTYLGLRVNENSAVHFGGKPSPNLYVAGEMMAGNVLGKGYTAGVGMAIGTAFGRIAGTQAAQAALKLKEASHAVA; from the coding sequence ATGGTGGACGTATTGGTGATAGGCGGCGGCAACGCGGCTTTGTGCGCGGCTTTGATGGCCCGCGAGGCGGGCGCGTCCGTGATGCTGCTCGAATCTGCGCCGCGTGAGTGGCGCGGCGGCAATTCGCAGCACACGCGCAACTTGCGCTGCATGCACGACGCGCCGCAGGACGTGCTGATCGATGCGTATCCGGAAGAGGAATACTGGCAGGACCTGCTCAAGGTCACGGGCGGCATCACCAATGAACCGCTCGCCCGCCTCGCAATCCGCGAATCGTCGACATGCCGCGACTGGATGCGCAAACACGGCGTGCATTTCCAGCCACCGTTGTCGGGCGCGCTGCATGTCGCGCGGACCAACGCGTTTTTCATGGGCGGCGGCAAGGCGCTCGTCAACGCGTATTTCCGCAGCGCGGAAGCGCTGGGCGTCCAGGTTCGATACAACGCGCCGGTGGATTCCATCGAACTGGATGACGAGCGTTTTGTTGCTGCGCGGATTGGCGATGAGCGTATTGAAGCGCGCTCGTGCGTGCTGGCCGCGGGCGGCTTCGAATCGAATCGCGAGTGGCTGCGCGAAGCATGGGGCCAAATCAACGGCGAATGGGTCGCCGACAATTTCCTGATTCGCGGCACGCGCTTCAACATGGGCGTGCTGCTCAAATACATGATCGATGCCGGCGCGGATTCCATCGGCGATCCGTCGCAATCGCATTGTGTCGCGATCGACGCCCGTGCACCTCTATACGACGGCGGCATCTGCACACGGGTGGATTGTGTGTCGCTCGGCGTGATGCTGAACCGCAACGCCGAGCGTTTCTACGATGAAGGCGAGGACTTCTGGCCCAAGCGTTATGCCATCTGGGGCCGGCTCGTTGCACATCAGCCGGGACAGATCGGTTATTCGATCATCGATTCGAAAGCGATCGGCCGCTTCATGCCGCCCGTCTTTCCCGGCACGAAAGCGAACACGCTCGGCGAACTCGCGCGTGCCATGGATCTTGACGAAGCGAAGTTCATCGATACGATCCAGACCTATAACGCCGCCTGTCGCGTCGGCAAATTCGATCACGCCGTCCTCGATGATTGCCATACCGAAGGCCTCACGCCCGCGAAGACACACTGGGCGCAGCCCATCGACAAACCGCCCTTCTACGCCTTCGCGCTTCGCCCCGGCATCACGTTCACGTACCTGGGTCTCAGGGTGAACGAGAACTCCGCCGTGCATTTCGGCGGCAAGCCGAGCCCCAACCTTTACGTTGCGGGCGAGATGATGGCGGGCAACGTGCTCGGCAAGGGTTATACGGCCGGCGTCGGCATGGCGATCGGCACGGCATTCGGCCGGATTGCAGGAACCCAGGCCGCGCAGGCGGCTTTGAAATTGAAGGAAGCCAGTCATGCAGTCGCTTGA
- a CDS encoding YihY/virulence factor BrkB family protein, with amino-acid sequence MQLIRYRTLRTIADHPGAFALQVLKAFRANQGMLLAGAVAYYALLSIVPLLILVVIALSHVIDRHVLLDTLSHLLEWLVPGQAKAIVKELANFLAHRAVIGWVLLCTMIFFSSLAFTVLENAMSVIFVHRVAIRRRHFLISALLPYCYSLSLGAGVLLVTLVSTGLQAVGAHSVDIFGVEISLGGASRVLLYLFGFAGEVFVLTSIYMVIPVGRPRFRHALFGAVAAALLWEVTRHVLVWYFATLSQVSVVYGSLTTSIVVLFSLEALATLLLFGAQMIAEYERLHAGTTKLRPRSFRTS; translated from the coding sequence ATGCAACTCATTCGCTACCGCACGCTCAGGACGATCGCCGATCACCCAGGCGCGTTCGCCTTGCAGGTTCTAAAAGCCTTTCGCGCGAATCAGGGCATGTTGCTCGCGGGTGCGGTCGCGTATTACGCGCTGCTTTCCATCGTGCCGCTGCTGATCCTGGTCGTGATCGCGCTTTCACATGTGATCGACCGGCATGTGCTTCTCGACACGCTTTCTCATCTGCTCGAATGGCTCGTGCCGGGGCAGGCAAAAGCTATCGTCAAGGAGCTTGCAAACTTCCTCGCGCATCGGGCGGTGATCGGCTGGGTGCTGCTTTGCACGATGATCTTCTTCAGTTCGCTCGCCTTCACCGTGCTTGAAAACGCCATGTCGGTGATCTTCGTGCATCGGGTGGCAATACGTCGGCGGCATTTCCTGATATCCGCGTTGCTGCCTTACTGCTACAGCCTGTCGCTTGGCGCAGGCGTGTTGCTTGTCACGCTCGTATCGACAGGATTACAGGCGGTGGGCGCACATAGCGTCGATATCTTCGGCGTCGAAATCTCGCTTGGCGGCGCATCGCGCGTGCTGCTTTACCTGTTCGGATTCGCGGGCGAGGTGTTCGTACTGACATCGATCTATATGGTGATTCCGGTCGGGCGTCCGCGTTTCAGGCACGCGTTGTTCGGCGCGGTTGCCGCTGCCTTGCTGTGGGAAGTCACGCGTCATGTACTGGTCTGGTATTTCGCCACGCTCTCGCAGGTGAGCGTGGTGTATGGATCGCTGACGACCTCGATTGTCGTCCTGTTCAGCCTCGAAGCCCTCGCGACATTGCTGCTCTTCGGCGCCCAGATGATTGCGGAATACGAACGGCTGCACGCAGGCACAACAAAGCTTCGGCCCAGATCGTTCCGAACGAGCTAA
- a CDS encoding superoxide dismutase → MPYTLPALPYAFDALEPHIDARTMEVHHTKHHQTYVNNLNAALKDTEYADLPIEKLVAQVASLPEALQAPVRNNGGGHANHSLFWTVMSPAGGGMPDGELDQAITADLGGFDAFKEAFTKAALTRFGSGWAWLSVNKQGKLVVESSANQDNPLMTTLLSGNTPILGLDVWEHAYYLKYENRRPEYIAAFYNVINWPEVARRYADARA, encoded by the coding sequence ATGCCCTATACCCTTCCCGCCTTGCCCTATGCGTTCGATGCACTCGAACCACATATCGATGCCCGTACGATGGAAGTCCATCACACGAAGCATCACCAGACCTACGTGAACAATCTGAACGCCGCGCTGAAGGACACGGAGTACGCGGATCTGCCAATCGAAAAGCTCGTCGCGCAAGTTGCGTCACTACCCGAGGCGTTGCAGGCGCCCGTGCGCAACAACGGCGGCGGCCACGCCAATCACAGCTTGTTCTGGACGGTCATGTCGCCCGCAGGAGGCGGCATGCCCGACGGCGAACTGGATCAGGCGATCACCGCAGACCTGGGTGGCTTCGATGCCTTCAAGGAAGCCTTCACAAAGGCAGCCCTGACGCGTTTCGGCAGCGGCTGGGCGTGGCTCTCCGTCAATAAACAAGGCAAGCTCGTAGTCGAAAGTTCAGCGAACCAGGACAACCCATTGATGACGACATTGCTGTCAGGCAACACGCCAATCCTCGGTCTGGACGTATGGGAACACGCCTACTACCTGAAGTATGAGAACCGTCGGCCGGAATACATCGCCGCGTTCTACAACGTGATCAACTGGCCGGAAGTTGCGCGCCGTTACGCCGACGCGCGCGCGTGA
- a CDS encoding LysR family transcriptional regulator, with the protein MELRQLRYFVRVIEHGSMGRAAMELGVVTSTLSQQISRLESELSTRLLQRTANGVVPTDAGLAFWRQAQLALRHVDDAAHAAQHARLSGHVSVGMAPSTTGVLGLAFMRAMRERYPDVRLRMVESLSGHLSVMLNARQIDLAILFQSDNIKRFSATPLLDERLFVIAAASFEPMPKTMTTKLAHIAKLPMILPSGPHGLRSLLDTAFARASIEPNIVAEIDGLAMLMDAVGGGLGLTIQPGAALARRDLASFRALPINERHMVRPNQLVSLSDDELSPAGLAARVVLADVARTLVTGGQWTGATLPPLHDS; encoded by the coding sequence TTGGAACTGCGCCAGCTTCGCTATTTCGTCCGTGTGATCGAACATGGCAGCATGGGCCGTGCGGCGATGGAACTTGGCGTAGTGACGTCGACCCTCAGCCAGCAGATCAGCCGGCTTGAAAGCGAGCTGTCCACGCGGCTCCTGCAGCGCACCGCCAACGGCGTGGTGCCCACCGACGCAGGCCTCGCGTTCTGGCGTCAGGCGCAACTGGCGCTGCGTCATGTCGATGACGCCGCCCACGCCGCACAGCACGCGCGCCTTTCCGGTCATGTCAGCGTCGGCATGGCGCCGAGCACAACGGGCGTGCTCGGTCTCGCGTTCATGCGCGCGATGCGCGAGCGTTATCCCGATGTACGCCTGCGCATGGTTGAAAGTCTGTCGGGCCATTTGTCCGTCATGCTGAACGCGCGCCAGATCGACCTCGCGATCCTGTTCCAGAGCGACAACATCAAGCGCTTCAGCGCGACGCCTTTGCTCGACGAACGTCTGTTCGTGATCGCAGCCGCGAGTTTCGAGCCGATGCCAAAGACCATGACCACGAAGCTCGCGCACATCGCGAAGTTGCCGATGATCCTCCCAAGCGGCCCGCACGGCCTGCGTTCGCTGCTCGACACGGCGTTTGCGCGTGCCAGTATCGAGCCGAATATCGTGGCTGAAATCGATGGCCTCGCCATGCTCATGGACGCGGTCGGAGGCGGTCTGGGCCTGACGATCCAGCCAGGTGCCGCGCTGGCCCGCCGCGACCTGGCCTCGTTCCGCGCGCTGCCTATCAACGAGCGTCACATGGTGCGTCCAAACCAGCTCGTCAGTCTTTCCGACGACGAACTCTCGCCCGCCGGCCTCGCGGCGCGCGTGGTTCTCGCCGATGTCGCGCGAACGCTCGTCACCGGCGGACAATGGACAGGCGCCACATTGCCGCCTCTTCACGATTCGTGA
- the tcuB gene encoding tricarballylate utilization 4Fe-4S protein TcuB: MQSLENLTREASALALNEVPITFAKPMSAAEGEVSRIMQICNACRYCEGFCAVFPAMTRRLEFGRADVHFLSNLCHNCGACLHACQYAPPHEFGVNVPKAMAEVRLQTYVDYAWPAGFGALYKRNGLTLALALAGGLALFLIMTMALKGSLLLPPLAGNFYAVFPHDTLALLFGIVFVFAMIALGVGVRKFWRNEEPGAMSAEAIGEATHDVLSLRYLGGGHGEGCNNADDAFSLARRRFHHLTFYGFMLCFASTCVATLYHYLLKLEAPYAISSVPVVLGSLGGLGLLAGPAGLLWLNLKRHPQHGDVAQKPMDRGFIALLLLTSASGLALLILRDTSMMALLLAVHLGIVMALFLTLPYGKFAHGIYRSAALLKWAVEKRQPSKLLVDD; this comes from the coding sequence ATGCAGTCGCTTGAAAACCTGACGCGCGAGGCGAGCGCGCTTGCACTGAACGAAGTTCCCATCACGTTTGCAAAACCGATGTCGGCGGCCGAAGGCGAAGTCAGCCGCATCATGCAGATCTGCAATGCGTGCCGCTATTGCGAGGGCTTTTGCGCCGTCTTCCCCGCGATGACCCGTCGCCTCGAGTTCGGCCGCGCCGACGTGCACTTCCTTTCGAATCTCTGCCACAACTGCGGCGCGTGTCTGCACGCGTGCCAGTACGCGCCGCCCCACGAATTTGGCGTCAATGTGCCCAAGGCGATGGCCGAAGTGCGTTTGCAGACTTACGTCGACTATGCATGGCCGGCAGGTTTCGGCGCGTTATACAAGCGCAACGGCCTGACCCTGGCACTGGCGCTCGCTGGTGGTCTGGCACTTTTCCTGATCATGACGATGGCGCTCAAAGGCTCGCTGCTCTTGCCGCCGCTCGCCGGAAACTTCTATGCGGTGTTCCCGCACGACACGCTCGCGCTGCTCTTCGGCATCGTATTCGTGTTCGCGATGATCGCGCTCGGCGTCGGTGTCCGGAAGTTCTGGCGCAATGAGGAACCGGGCGCGATGTCGGCCGAAGCCATCGGTGAAGCGACGCACGACGTGCTGAGCCTGCGTTATCTCGGCGGCGGCCATGGCGAAGGCTGCAACAACGCCGACGATGCATTTTCCCTCGCCCGGCGCCGCTTTCATCACCTCACGTTCTACGGTTTCATGCTGTGTTTTGCATCGACGTGCGTGGCTACGCTCTATCACTATCTTCTCAAGCTCGAAGCGCCTTATGCGATCAGCAGCGTACCGGTCGTACTCGGTTCGCTGGGTGGTCTCGGCTTGCTGGCGGGACCTGCCGGTTTGTTGTGGCTGAACCTGAAGCGTCATCCGCAGCACGGCGACGTCGCGCAAAAGCCGATGGACCGCGGTTTTATCGCGTTGCTGTTGTTGACCAGCGCGAGCGGTCTCGCACTGTTGATTCTCCGCGATACATCCATGATGGCGTTATTGCTGGCCGTCCACCTTGGCATTGTGATGGCGCTGTTCCTGACGCTGCCGTACGGGAAATTCGCGCACGGGATTTATCGCAGTGCAGCACTTTTGAAATGGGCCGTGGAAAAACGCCAACCGAGTAAACTGCTGGTCGATGACTAA